The window caaCTAATGTGGTCTCAATGTTTCTTTATATTGCAGTTCGTATGGACAATCTCTGCAAACAAGCACGTTTATCGGGGAAACCGTGTTTGCCATACTTATTGCGATCCTAGGTTTGGTTTTATTCGCGCACTTGATTGGAAATATGCAGGTATAGTCTGATCGTTCTCTTATGAGATTATGTTTTATGATGTTGTCTATAGTGTAATTTCTTATGTTTTCGAACATTGTTGTTGTAGACTTACTTGCAATCTATTACGGTGAGACTTGAAGAGTGGAGGTTAAGGAGACGAGATACCGAAGAATGGATGAGACATCGACAACTCCCTCCCGATTTACAAGAACGAGTACGACGATTTATCCAATACAAGTGGCTTGCCACGAGGGGAGTTCACGAAGAAACTATTTTACATGGCTTGCCTACCGATTTACGTCGAGACATCCAACGCCACCTTTGTTTGGACCTCATTAAACGGGTAAGTTATCGTTTGTTAATTTATGAACGAGTTTAAttgtagggttatttgaaagaatttttttaatagaataaaatgttgattatttgagttaaatgacttatatgtttttaatatttaaataaaaaaattaaagtaatagtattttttattatttaaatgattttattgataaattagatatttttataaGCTCAATGTTTTACTTTTAACAAAAAGAATCAAAATCATTTGTCAAAaagctttttttttcttaaattgatctaattttttttaaaaaattttccATCAACTTTTTACTTAAAAGTTTTTTCTTTCATAAACAAAaatctttctctttttatttttgttaatttttaaaagggATTGTGATGGTATAAGTGActcaatataaatttaaaaaatgctcttaagtttgtttgatcttggattatttaaagaaaaagaattattaattcaaaattttgtttgataaaaaaaaaaagtagattgtttcatttaaattactaaaatgtcaaatttgaattaaaaaataaataaataaagagtacTTTCGGTGATTAAAGAAGTGATTTGATGATGAAAATGATAAGTAATGTGATaaatgatttttctaaaataattagataactCAATATGCATTGTTTGCAtgctattttaatttaatctccAATTTACTATTCATccccaatttttatttttacattcatGGTGAACATATTTTATAACTTGGTTTTGTAGGTTCCATTTTTCTCCCAAATGGATGATCAACTTCTCGACGCGATATGCGAGCGTCTCGGATCATCCTTAAGTACCCAAGGAACATGTATTGTACGAGAAGGCGATCCCGTGAATGAAATGCAATTCATTATCCGAGGTAGGTTAGAGAGTTCGACTACAAACGGTGGAAGAACCGGTTTCTTCAATTCAACCACTTTAAGACAAGGAGATTTTTGTGGTGAAGAACTACTCTCGTGGGCATTACTTCCCAAACCGGGTGTCAACTTACCATCTTCAACTAGAACCGTGAGGGCTCTAGTTGAAGTTGAGGCTTTCGTTTTGCTAGCCGAAGATCTAAAGTTCGTCGCGAATCAATTTAGACGTCTCCATTCCAAAAAGTTACAACACACATTTAGATATTATTCTCATCATTGGAGGGCATGGGCTGCTTGTTTCATTCAGGCAGCTTGGCGAAGACATAAGAAGAGAAAGACGGCTCATTCCTTAAGTTTGAGAGAATCGTTTAGTTACATGAATCCCGATGATGAGGAAGAGGAAGTAGCGACAATTCTCGAGGATACTCAAAATGTAATAGCGAATAATTCTTCGCAAGCTAAGCAGAACATAGGAATATTGGCATCGCGGTTCGCTGCTAATACGAGAAAAGGAGCTCTAAAGGCTAAGGATGTTGGCTTACCGAAGTTGAAGAAACCGGAAGAGCCCGACTTTTCGGTCGAACCAGATGAAGACTAAAGCTTCTCATAGTTTAACAGACCATCAGTGtaaatgaatttgatttgatgtgATGTTCCTTTTTCTTGTAGAGTGGATTATGATAATATTGTGATGAAGCTTgatcatgtttttttaatttaaattaagagtGTTAATATGGAAAAGAAAAGTAAATAAGGAGGAATTATACATTCCACATGCCCATTTAGAACATTGTTTTGAGTTTGATAAaacattaacaatttttttttttaattcgagtctatttaaattttgatgtaacaaaaaaaatgaagggTGTGTTTAAATACTATGGTGGGTTGGGTAGGGGTATTTAAtctagtgtaattttatagttctcaattctattctttttaggtcggaattataattctaaattttatttttttttatgtatttttaaacaaaataacttaacGGTTAAAgttttcaatcaataatatttttttggaatttaggATTTAAAATATCGAACTAGCTCTTTCATAAACGAGagaagtaaaataatttttaaaaattaagaatttatgtctaaaatattatacttgTTTGTTTGGTAATGAATTATTGGAAGTGACTAAATTGaatcatttgaaaataatatgattatttagaCAGGATCGGTTTTTCTTGGTTTGGGATTCTAATAATTGGgttgattatataaagattgATACATACTCAAACCTATATTTAATGTGTACataattgaaaaaaagttaGACTAGAATACTAgatctatattatataaaagtgaTCCATACTCAAACTTATTCAACttctttttcaagatttttaCCTGATATTAAAGTTACAAATTTGAGAGATAATTATGCGGCCTCTATCCATGGTTGAAGTAGTCGATGTCGGCCaggaaaagtaaaataaaagttttataaataaatatgtgtttaGAAAGGATGACAACTATAAATATACaataagaagaaagaaaaagataaagagaaaacataaacaaaagtAAGAGTTATATATTCAAAGTATCGACGAAACGATCGAAAAATCGACAGTATCAGTTTTGGCTCGACTGGTGAAACTTCGTTGTATTCTCTACcatttaaatagtaaaaaaaaatgaaaacagcTTTAGTGAAGAAGTCAAATGATTGAGCTTTTATGGTTGTTTCTTTGGTAATGAATTTTTAGAAGTGATTAAAGATTGaatcatttgaaaataatacGATTATTTagatagaattttaaaataataataataataatttaatctgtTTTGGGATAATTCtgttgattatataaaaattgattcATACCCAAACCTAAATATTAATCAGTTAAATATTCACATAATTGGAAGAAGGATGTCTGAGTTTTTAGAGTATAACATAAtcaaaagtttataaatgatcattaaattataaaatattgtttgaaagTGTTATTTTGtcataatcattttttataataattatttttaaaaattattaaaataaagtgaaaataatattatttgtatttagtataaaaaagttcaattaatttaatatttttttaaaatcacgcaataaaaattgaataataaccATTTTTCACACTATATTTGGTTTTACTTctgacaaaattaaaaaataaaataaagttacccaaattttttaataattgtttacATTTTAATCAATGTCATCTGCTACCAAAtaaaatgttatgtttttacttgaaaggtgaaaaaaaatatatttgaaaatgattgaagtatattaaaaatgataaaaattgtttaagcaaaacaacaaaatatgtcatgaaaaaataaatcacaaaacatgaaaaataaaataaaaaatacagaCACCCTATTCAATATGTTATATGTATTAAAATGTGGAAAATTATGTGTTTAGTTCGGTTATTATGGGTTATGTCATATGTGACattaataaattagaatttaatagttcaatattattaattttggaaAGTTCTAACCATATTTTTGTATTGTCTTAATTGAGATCACTTAAAGAATGTAgaaaatacattaataattatattttaattgaatgattcaatatgaaataagattatttaataat is drawn from Impatiens glandulifera chromosome 3, dImpGla2.1, whole genome shotgun sequence and contains these coding sequences:
- the LOC124929555 gene encoding probable cyclic nucleotide-gated ion channel 14 codes for the protein MEMKKQKLVRFYKDGKLHPENSWVNNEKQLPVFKSEAIGNGNVEFGKSKVLPTGNHEGWRYTILDPGSEVFLKWNRIFMFSCLMALFVDPLFFYLPSVINGGDGKSSCMTTDLNLGITVTCFRTLADLFYLLHVIVKFRTAYVSPKTRVFGRGELVKDPKMIALRYLKSDFFVDAIATLPLPQIVIWFIIPAIKSSHADHTNNAIVLIVLLQYIPRLYLVFPLSSEIIKAAGVVTKTAWAGAAYNLMLYMLASHILGASWYLLSIERQASCWKSACRHESSPTKCSLGFLDCGSLNDASRVAWANVTAVFGNCDPSNDNISFKFGIFGNAVTNGVVSTKFLEKYFYCLWWGLQNLSSYGQSLQTSTFIGETVFAILIAILGLVLFAHLIGNMQTYLQSITVRLEEWRLRRRDTEEWMRHRQLPPDLQERVRRFIQYKWLATRGVHEETILHGLPTDLRRDIQRHLCLDLIKRVPFFSQMDDQLLDAICERLGSSLSTQGTCIVREGDPVNEMQFIIRGRLESSTTNGGRTGFFNSTTLRQGDFCGEELLSWALLPKPGVNLPSSTRTVRALVEVEAFVLLAEDLKFVANQFRRLHSKKLQHTFRYYSHHWRAWAACFIQAAWRRHKKRKTAHSLSLRESFSYMNPDDEEEEVATILEDTQNVIANNSSQAKQNIGILASRFAANTRKGALKAKDVGLPKLKKPEEPDFSVEPDED